In Hwangdonia lutea, a single window of DNA contains:
- a CDS encoding DUF3667 domain-containing protein, whose translation MEKQCETCKNCEESFEVGFEYCPHCGQKAKDELTLGVLFYNTITNYFSFDARFFKSFLPLLFKPGYLASKFIEGKRLLYLHPAQLYLFISVVFFFLLTVIVVRDSVAELDTALKKTLENPLISDSTKVQAQKAIDSIKLDSILMPLKKKGLTGIDENQVKIIDSLIKKEANGKKNYGTSFDFNTKKVDSLIAANAANDTIFKAMGMSDDAGAIKRKFYEQSLKFYKQRNGGQIMQAAIDTIPISLFVLLPIFALILKLLFFNRGVYAHHLVFSFYFFSFLFTVFSILLIINYLWDLPDWIDFLITLSTYFYLLLAIKHFYKQGWFLSLFKSGLATFIYLMMVIPVAMVIIIFVGFLFY comes from the coding sequence ATGGAAAAACAATGCGAAACGTGTAAAAACTGCGAGGAAAGTTTTGAAGTAGGATTTGAGTATTGCCCACATTGCGGACAAAAAGCAAAAGATGAGCTCACCCTTGGTGTTTTGTTCTACAACACGATAACCAACTATTTTTCGTTTGATGCACGTTTTTTTAAAAGCTTTTTACCGCTTCTGTTTAAACCCGGGTATTTGGCAAGTAAATTTATTGAAGGGAAACGGTTGCTGTATTTACACCCAGCACAACTCTATTTATTTATTTCGGTGGTGTTTTTCTTTTTGTTGACTGTAATTGTGGTTAGGGATTCGGTTGCAGAACTGGATACAGCATTAAAGAAAACCTTAGAAAACCCATTAATTTCCGATAGCACAAAAGTTCAGGCGCAAAAGGCAATTGATTCTATAAAACTCGATAGTATTTTAATGCCTTTAAAGAAAAAAGGATTAACTGGAATAGATGAAAATCAAGTGAAAATAATAGATTCTTTAATAAAAAAAGAAGCGAATGGTAAAAAGAATTATGGAACATCATTTGATTTTAATACCAAAAAAGTAGATTCGTTAATAGCTGCTAACGCTGCCAACGATACTATTTTTAAGGCTATGGGAATGAGTGATGATGCGGGCGCCATTAAAAGAAAATTTTACGAGCAAAGCTTAAAGTTTTATAAACAGCGCAATGGCGGACAAATAATGCAAGCAGCCATTGATACAATACCAATTTCACTGTTTGTTCTGTTGCCTATTTTCGCATTAATTTTAAAGCTACTGTTTTTTAATCGAGGTGTTTATGCACATCACTTGGTATTTAGTTTTTATTTCTTTTCGTTTTTGTTTACGGTGTTTAGCATATTGCTCATTATTAATTATTTATGGGATTTGCCCGATTGGATAGATTTTTTAATCACACTTTCAACCTATTTTTATCTCTTATTGGCCATAAAGCATTTTTATAAACAGGGCTGGTTTTTAAGCCTTTTTAAATCGGGATTGGCCACTTTTATTTATTTAATGATGGTAATTCCTGTTGCTATGGTTATTATAATTTTCGTTGGGTTTCTGTTTTATTAA
- a CDS encoding Gfo/Idh/MocA family oxidoreductase has protein sequence MKNLDRRSFIKKTSLTGVALGLGSMLPAYPSNHPFFNHEGKYMGGFAAPKLNKVRVALIGVGARGSSHAAQLATIEGTEIVAISDLYEDYANRSAKRCKAIGKGERHKNIALYYGDEDKWKTMLDEVKPDAVFISTNWKNHAPMAIEAMKKGAHAFVEVPIAVTLEEMWDIVFTSEQTQKHCMMLENVNYGRDELLYLNMCRQGVIGDILHGEASYIHELRFQMEEQERGTGSWRTPHYAKRNGNLYPTHGLGPVAQYMNLARGEDNFNSLVSFSTPSLGRKQYAEKNYPADHKWNKLDYKGGDLNTSIIKTTLGRTIMVQWDETSPRPYSRHNLVQGTKGTLAGFPTRVALEGGVEGATKDHHSWAQGEQLEKIYEKYEHPLYNRVGELAKKMGGHGGMDFMMLFRVIECLRNGEPLDQNVYEGCHWSAVAPLSERSVAQGGAPQAFPDFTRGKWKTTEPLAILK, from the coding sequence ATGAAAAATTTAGATAGAAGAAGTTTTATTAAAAAAACATCGCTTACAGGCGTTGCCTTGGGTTTAGGGAGCATGTTGCCCGCTTACCCAAGCAACCATCCGTTTTTTAACCATGAGGGTAAATATATGGGCGGTTTTGCAGCACCAAAATTAAACAAAGTACGTGTTGCCTTAATTGGTGTAGGTGCTCGTGGTAGTAGTCATGCTGCCCAATTAGCAACTATTGAAGGCACGGAAATTGTAGCCATAAGCGATTTGTACGAAGATTATGCTAACCGATCGGCAAAAAGATGTAAAGCCATAGGCAAGGGAGAACGTCATAAAAACATTGCCCTTTATTATGGTGATGAAGATAAATGGAAAACCATGCTTGATGAAGTAAAACCAGACGCTGTTTTTATTTCCACAAACTGGAAAAACCATGCACCAATGGCTATTGAAGCCATGAAAAAAGGCGCCCATGCCTTTGTTGAAGTGCCAATTGCGGTAACCTTGGAAGAAATGTGGGATATTGTGTTTACATCCGAACAAACCCAAAAACACTGTATGATGCTGGAAAACGTGAATTACGGTAGAGACGAACTATTGTATTTAAACATGTGCAGGCAAGGTGTTATTGGCGATATTCTACATGGCGAAGCGTCTTACATTCACGAACTGAGATTTCAAATGGAAGAGCAGGAACGCGGTACGGGTTCATGGCGAACCCCTCATTATGCCAAAAGAAACGGCAACCTTTATCCAACTCACGGTTTAGGCCCTGTGGCGCAATATATGAATTTGGCTAGAGGCGAAGATAATTTTAATAGTTTGGTCTCGTTTTCAACCCCTTCTTTAGGAAGAAAACAGTATGCTGAGAAAAATTATCCTGCAGACCACAAATGGAACAAGTTGGATTATAAAGGTGGCGATTTAAATACGTCGATTATAAAAACCACTTTAGGTAGAACCATAATGGTACAATGGGACGAAACCAGTCCACGGCCATATTCACGTCACAACTTAGTGCAAGGCACCAAAGGAACATTGGCCGGATTCCCAACACGAGTAGCTCTTGAAGGTGGTGTGGAAGGCGCAACCAAAGACCACCACAGTTGGGCTCAAGGTGAACAATTAGAAAAAATTTACGAAAAATACGAGCACCCATTATATAATCGCGTTGGTGAGTTAGCTAAAAAAATGGGAGGCCATGGCGGCATGGATTTTATGATGCTTTTTAGGGTAATAGAATGTTTACGTAACGGCGAACCATTGGACCAAAACGTTTACGAGGGTTGTCATTGGAGTGCTGTAGCGCCTTTAAGTGAAAGATCGGTTGCTCAAGGTGGCGCACCACAAGCTTTTCCCGATTTTACCAGAGGAAAATGGAAAACCACCGAGCCACTTGCTATATTAAAATAA
- a CDS encoding polysaccharide biosynthesis C-terminal domain-containing protein: protein MGIVATQSFKNIISTYLGFFIGAINTLFLYTEFLSDAYYGMVGYMLSLAYVIMPLMAFGVHNTLVKFYTSFKTRVSLNSFLTLMLFLPLLIIFPLIIITHFSYEMIGEFLSTENPIIKNYLWHTVFIAIALAYFEVFFAWTKVQMQTVFGNFMKEVFHRVGTMILLFCLYLNVIDVEQFMMGLVAVYLLRMLVMMLYAFSTKIPVIIFKKVARLSAIIKYSFLIIIAGSIATVLLDIDKVMLGHYIPIEQIAYYNVAIFISAVIAVPQRSMHQILMPLSAKYLNEKNFDSLKDLYKRSSLNLFIVSGFIFLLIVLNINQLYNIIPEEFSGGLFVVFIISVAKLYDAILGSNNAILFNSDYYRMVLFFGVILVIVMVFLNILFIPLFGINGAALATFLAMFLYNTIKLFFVYRKFKMLPFSANTLKIGACIGIGVLLFYFWDFSFHPIVNIILKTALITILYGLVIYLFKFSENITELIDKILKRK, encoded by the coding sequence ATGGGCATTGTTGCAACGCAATCTTTTAAAAACATCATATCCACGTATTTGGGTTTTTTTATTGGTGCGATAAATACATTGTTTCTGTACACAGAGTTTTTAAGCGACGCATACTACGGTATGGTAGGCTATATGCTGTCTTTAGCCTATGTGATAATGCCGTTAATGGCGTTTGGCGTGCACAATACTTTAGTGAAATTTTACACCTCATTTAAAACACGCGTGTCCTTAAATAGCTTTTTAACGCTGATGTTGTTTTTGCCTTTGTTGATTATTTTTCCGCTCATCATCATTACACATTTCAGTTATGAAATGATTGGGGAATTTTTATCGACTGAAAACCCCATCATAAAAAATTATTTATGGCATACCGTATTTATAGCCATAGCTTTAGCTTATTTTGAGGTTTTTTTTGCATGGACCAAAGTGCAAATGCAAACCGTGTTTGGTAATTTTATGAAAGAGGTGTTCCATCGCGTGGGCACGATGATTTTGCTATTCTGTCTATATTTAAACGTGATTGATGTAGAGCAATTTATGATGGGATTGGTTGCCGTTTACCTGTTGCGAATGTTGGTGATGATGCTGTATGCCTTCAGTACTAAAATCCCTGTTATCATCTTTAAAAAGGTGGCCCGTTTAAGTGCTATTATAAAATACTCCTTTTTAATCATTATTGCAGGCTCTATCGCTACCGTTCTTTTGGATATTGATAAAGTGATGTTAGGGCATTACATTCCCATCGAACAAATTGCATACTACAATGTGGCCATTTTTATTTCGGCGGTTATTGCCGTTCCGCAACGCTCCATGCATCAAATATTAATGCCGTTATCAGCTAAATATTTAAATGAAAAGAATTTTGATTCTCTAAAGGATTTGTACAAACGAAGCTCTTTAAACCTATTTATTGTCAGTGGTTTTATCTTTTTACTGATTGTATTAAACATTAATCAGCTTTATAACATCATCCCCGAAGAATTTAGCGGCGGACTTTTCGTGGTTTTTATAATTAGCGTTGCAAAATTGTACGACGCCATTTTGGGCAGCAACAATGCTATTTTGTTTAATAGCGATTATTATAGAATGGTATTGTTTTTCGGGGTGATTTTGGTGATAGTTATGGTTTTTTTAAACATTCTTTTTATTCCGCTTTTTGGCATTAACGGTGCTGCTTTGGCCACCTTTTTAGCTATGTTTTTATATAACACCATTAAGCTGTTTTTTGTTTACAGAAAATTTAAAATGCTGCCATTTAGCGCGAATACATTAAAAATAGGAGCGTGCATTGGTATTGGTGTTTTGCTGTTTTATTTCTGGGATTTTTCTTTTCACCCAATCGTTAATATCATTTTAAAAACGGCGCTTATTACCATTTTATACGGACTCGTTATTTATTTGTTTAAGTTTTCAGAGAATATAACCGAGCTTATTGATAAGATTTTAAAGCGGAAATAG
- a CDS encoding glycosyltransferase family 4 protein: MSKKKVLIITYYWPPAGGPGVQRWLKFVKYLTEFNIEPIVYIPENPNYPLIDESLMDEVSEDLTILKQPIKEPYKLAGLFSKKASNTISKGIISEAKKQSFIEKMMLYIRGNFFIPDARKSWVKPSVAYLSKYISEHNIDTIITTGPPHSLHLIGLQLKEKIGVKWLADFRDPWTTIGYHKQLRLTKSAQQKHKILEKKVLRTADQIIVTSSVTKKEFKNITTKPIEVITNGYDYESVGKVELDSKFSMAHIGSLLSKRNPETLWQVLSDLIKTNKDFAKDFQLNFVGAVSEDALRSVENQNLSDYVNKVGYVSHNQSIVFQKKSQILLLIEIDSEDTKCIIPGKLFEYMVSNRPIIALGPKGSDVENIIKETNTGNYFYYDDFESLKTTILTHYKAYKNNTLQSHAIGLQKYSRKSLTASLSKLI; this comes from the coding sequence ATGAGTAAAAAGAAAGTTCTTATTATAACCTATTATTGGCCGCCAGCAGGTGGTCCGGGTGTACAACGCTGGTTAAAATTTGTTAAGTATTTAACCGAATTTAATATCGAACCTATTGTTTACATTCCAGAAAACCCTAATTACCCATTGATTGATGAAAGTTTAATGGATGAAGTTTCAGAGGATTTAACGATATTAAAACAGCCCATAAAAGAGCCTTATAAATTGGCGGGATTGTTTTCTAAAAAAGCATCAAATACTATAAGTAAAGGCATTATTTCAGAAGCAAAAAAACAGAGCTTTATTGAAAAAATGATGCTTTACATCCGAGGCAATTTTTTTATTCCGGATGCCAGAAAAAGTTGGGTAAAGCCTTCAGTAGCTTATCTTTCAAAATATATTTCAGAACATAATATAGATACCATAATTACTACGGGGCCGCCTCACAGTTTGCATCTTATTGGGTTGCAGTTAAAAGAAAAAATAGGGGTGAAGTGGTTGGCAGATTTTAGAGATCCGTGGACGACCATTGGGTATCATAAGCAACTTAGGCTTACTAAAAGCGCACAGCAAAAGCATAAAATACTTGAAAAAAAAGTACTCCGTACTGCCGATCAAATTATTGTAACCAGTTCGGTGACTAAAAAAGAATTTAAAAACATCACCACAAAACCCATTGAAGTTATTACAAATGGGTACGATTACGAGTCTGTTGGAAAGGTTGAATTAGATTCTAAATTTTCAATGGCGCATATTGGCTCATTATTATCAAAAAGAAACCCTGAAACTTTATGGCAAGTTTTAAGTGATTTGATTAAAACGAATAAAGATTTTGCAAAAGATTTTCAGCTTAATTTTGTTGGTGCGGTGAGTGAAGATGCGCTGCGTTCAGTTGAAAACCAAAATTTAAGTGATTATGTAAATAAAGTAGGATATGTATCGCATAATCAATCTATTGTGTTTCAGAAAAAATCACAAATTTTGTTATTGATTGAAATCGATTCAGAAGATACAAAATGTATTATTCCAGGTAAATTATTTGAATACATGGTTTCAAACCGCCCCATTATAGCTTTAGGCCCAAAAGGATCGGATGTCGAAAACATCATTAAAGAAACCAATACCGGAAACTACTTTTATTACGATGATTTTGAGTCGTTGAAAACAACTATATTAACACATTATAAAGCTTATAAAAATAACACATTACAGTCGCATGCCATTGGTTTGCAAAAATACAGTAGAAAATCGTTAACCGCATCCTTATCTAAATTAATATAA
- a CDS encoding YfhO family protein produces MQFSLKKILPHLLVLVGFVILSLAYFSPVLKGKQIFQSDIVQYIGMSKQQKDFRAETGAETYWTNSAFSGMPTYQLGAKYPHNYIKKLDLALRFLPRPADYLFLYLLSFYVLLLVLKVDFKLAAIGALAFGFSTYLIIILGVGHNSKAHAIAYMPLVLSGILLTFQRKYIAGFLLTVVAMGLEIVANHFQMTYYLMLLVIILGIAYLIDAYKKKILPHYFKSVGILCTAVLLSIALNATGILATKEYVKESTRGKSELTINPDGSPKEVTSGLDRDYITQFSYGILETFNLYIPRFMGGGNGENLGKDSNTYEAFRKLGASPSQALQESKRAPMYWGDQPIVEAPAYIGAVVLFLFVFALFLVKGRLKWWLVGGSILSLLLSYGKNLGFLTDLFIDYVPLYNKFRAVSSIQVILELCIPVLAIFGLVRLFNDFENKEEKLKALKFTAIKTGGIAILFLLFKSSFDFVGVNDGFYRQNYGQAFIDAIKADRKAIFTQDTIRTLVLVLLSAGLIWTFLKDKLKEKWVMVAFAVLILFDLVGVDRRYVNNDNFVSAMQVNQPFTKNEADKEILKDTTHFRVFDLVSGQSKPSYYHNSLNGYHAAGLKRYREVFDWYISQNNINVLNMFNTKYIVVQDEKGNPMPYTNEEANGNAWFVKSLTEVDSANEEIKSLDSLDNKNKAIYVKSKQSNQFKVPKNTFAVDSLASIKLVEHQPNYLKYESNNSNDGFAVFSEVYYGNGWKTFVDGKETTHMRVNYTLRGMEIPAGKHIVEFRFDPDVVRTGSSIALASSIFFGLLLIAGLYYEFKKK; encoded by the coding sequence ATGCAATTTTCATTAAAAAAAATACTTCCACATCTACTAGTTTTAGTGGGTTTTGTAATACTTTCTTTAGCTTATTTTAGTCCTGTTTTAAAAGGAAAACAGATTTTTCAAAGCGATATCGTGCAGTATATTGGCATGAGTAAACAGCAAAAAGATTTTCGTGCGGAAACCGGAGCGGAAACCTATTGGACAAACAGTGCGTTTAGCGGGATGCCAACCTATCAATTGGGTGCTAAGTATCCGCATAACTATATTAAAAAATTAGATTTGGCCTTGCGGTTTTTGCCACGACCAGCCGATTATCTGTTTCTTTATCTGCTGAGTTTTTATGTGCTTTTACTCGTTTTAAAAGTCGATTTTAAGCTCGCTGCCATTGGTGCTTTGGCTTTTGGGTTTTCAACGTATTTAATCATAATTCTCGGGGTTGGGCATAATAGTAAGGCACATGCCATTGCTTATATGCCTTTGGTTTTAAGCGGTATTCTGCTCACATTCCAACGGAAATATATAGCTGGTTTTTTACTTACCGTTGTCGCCATGGGTTTAGAAATTGTAGCTAATCATTTTCAAATGACCTATTATTTAATGTTACTGGTTATTATATTGGGAATCGCTTATTTAATTGATGCTTATAAAAAGAAAATATTACCTCACTATTTTAAATCTGTCGGTATTTTATGTACTGCGGTTTTACTGTCGATAGCCCTTAATGCAACCGGAATTCTGGCAACAAAAGAATATGTAAAAGAAAGTACACGCGGTAAAAGCGAATTAACTATAAATCCCGACGGATCTCCTAAAGAAGTCACTTCGGGCTTAGACAGAGATTATATTACCCAGTTTAGCTATGGTATTTTAGAAACCTTCAACCTTTATATTCCAAGGTTTATGGGCGGCGGAAACGGTGAAAACTTGGGCAAAGATTCCAACACTTACGAGGCATTTAGAAAATTAGGCGCATCGCCAAGTCAAGCACTACAAGAATCGAAACGTGCACCCATGTATTGGGGCGATCAACCCATAGTTGAAGCACCAGCATACATTGGGGCAGTAGTTTTGTTTTTATTTGTCTTTGCTCTATTTCTGGTAAAAGGGCGATTAAAATGGTGGCTTGTTGGGGGAAGCATACTATCGCTATTATTGTCCTATGGAAAAAATCTAGGGTTTTTAACAGATTTATTTATTGATTACGTACCGCTTTACAACAAGTTTAGGGCAGTAAGTTCCATTCAAGTTATTTTAGAATTATGCATTCCGGTTTTAGCAATTTTCGGATTGGTAAGATTGTTTAACGATTTTGAAAACAAAGAAGAAAAACTAAAGGCTTTAAAATTTACGGCAATTAAAACCGGTGGCATTGCGATTTTGTTTTTACTGTTTAAATCCTCGTTTGATTTTGTAGGCGTAAACGATGGGTTTTATAGACAGAATTACGGGCAAGCCTTTATTGATGCCATTAAAGCCGATAGGAAAGCCATTTTTACTCAAGACACCATTAGAACCCTTGTATTGGTATTACTTTCAGCAGGCTTAATTTGGACATTTTTAAAAGATAAATTAAAGGAAAAATGGGTGATGGTAGCGTTTGCCGTACTTATACTGTTTGATTTGGTTGGTGTTGATAGGCGCTATGTAAACAACGATAATTTTGTGTCGGCAATGCAGGTTAATCAGCCATTCACTAAAAATGAAGCCGATAAAGAAATTTTAAAGGATACCACGCATTTTAGGGTATTCGATTTGGTTTCGGGGCAATCAAAGCCATCGTATTACCACAATTCTTTAAACGGGTATCATGCCGCAGGTTTAAAACGCTACCGTGAAGTTTTCGATTGGTATATTTCGCAAAACAATATTAATGTGCTTAATATGTTTAACACCAAGTATATAGTTGTTCAGGATGAAAAAGGCAATCCTATGCCTTACACCAACGAAGAAGCTAACGGAAATGCATGGTTTGTGAAATCGTTAACAGAGGTTGATTCTGCAAATGAAGAAATAAAATCACTGGATAGTTTAGATAATAAAAACAAGGCTATTTATGTAAAATCAAAACAATCGAATCAATTTAAGGTACCAAAAAACACCTTTGCTGTTGACTCTTTAGCATCGATTAAATTAGTTGAGCATCAGCCAAATTATCTAAAATACGAATCGAACAATTCTAATGATGGATTTGCAGTGTTTTCTGAAGTGTATTACGGAAACGGTTGGAAAACGTTTGTTGATGGAAAAGAAACAACACACATGCGTGTAAATTACACATTGCGAGGCATGGAAATTCCGGCAGGCAAACACATTGTTGAGTTTAGGTTCGATCCCGATGTTGTAAGAACAGGAAGCAGCATTGCGCTGGCAAGCTCCATCTTTTTTGGATTATTGCTTATTGCTGGTTTGTATTATGAATTTAAGAAGAAATAG
- a CDS encoding DUF4834 family protein: MGLLRTILIIVLVYYGIKVLSRIFAPFLIKYAAKKAEKQFGEQFGQFQGKQQEEKPLRKGEVTIDKMPDTKTSNKDIGDYVDYEEIE, from the coding sequence ATGGGTTTATTAAGAACCATACTTATTATTGTGTTGGTGTATTATGGCATTAAAGTGCTTTCTAGAATATTTGCGCCTTTTTTGATTAAATATGCCGCTAAAAAAGCCGAAAAACAATTTGGTGAACAATTTGGGCAATTCCAAGGAAAACAACAGGAAGAAAAGCCATTACGCAAAGGCGAGGTAACCATTGATAAAATGCCAGATACTAAAACTTCAAATAAAGATATTGGCGATTATGTGGATTACGAAGAAATAGAGTAG
- a CDS encoding transporter: protein MSPIKSTLILLLSLISTQAFSQYTDVINSNRPGVSRSAFSVGTNVAQFEVGPYIIKEKRTPATAHEVSGFGVDFAARYGLLWEELELNIEGTYQNDTKTYTSNLAAEDSRSNFKFVSVGAKYLIYDPYKNSENDKPNLYSWKANNRFKWSSLIPAVSVYLGANYDTKQNPYTAPGIEGFSPKVMVATQNNFAGGWVMVLNLIKDRIGTDQSDFQYIVTLTHSFNPKWVIFGEAQGIKSDFYADNLFRFGGAYLLGKDFQLDTALTFNTKDTPSVFSVNFGASYRLDFHKDKEIDNGNSAEEELERRSRRSKKVKNKDTKESKKKQKRRANDFDN, encoded by the coding sequence ATGAGCCCAATCAAATCTACCTTAATTTTATTGCTAAGTTTAATAAGCACACAAGCTTTTAGCCAATATACAGATGTTATTAATTCCAACCGACCAGGTGTTTCGCGTAGCGCGTTTTCGGTGGGAACCAACGTTGCGCAATTTGAAGTTGGTCCTTATATTATAAAAGAAAAAAGAACACCCGCTACAGCGCATGAAGTTTCTGGTTTTGGAGTGGATTTTGCGGCACGATACGGTTTGCTTTGGGAGGAACTGGAGTTAAATATTGAAGGTACTTATCAAAACGATACGAAAACATACACCTCTAATTTAGCCGCTGAAGACAGCCGTTCTAACTTTAAATTTGTAAGTGTTGGTGCGAAGTATTTGATATACGACCCTTACAAAAATTCTGAAAACGACAAGCCCAATCTATATAGCTGGAAAGCCAATAATCGCTTTAAATGGAGTTCGTTAATTCCTGCTGTTTCAGTTTATTTGGGCGCAAATTACGACACCAAACAAAATCCGTACACAGCACCGGGAATTGAAGGGTTTAGTCCAAAAGTTATGGTGGCTACACAAAACAATTTTGCAGGAGGTTGGGTTATGGTGTTAAACTTAATAAAAGATAGAATTGGCACCGATCAGTCTGATTTTCAATACATAGTAACCCTAACGCATTCCTTTAACCCAAAGTGGGTGATATTTGGCGAAGCGCAAGGGATTAAAAGTGATTTTTATGCCGATAACTTGTTTCGATTTGGTGGCGCTTACTTGTTAGGAAAAGACTTCCAGCTAGACACCGCGCTTACCTTTAATACCAAAGATACACCATCTGTTTTTAGCGTAAACTTTGGGGCTTCATACCGATTGGATTTTCATAAAGACAAAGAAATCGATAACGGCAATTCCGCCGAAGAAGAATTGGAAAGAAGATCAAGAAGAAGCAAGAAGGTTAAAAATAAAGACACTAAAGAATCAAAGAAAAAGCAAAAAAGAAGAGCTAATGATTTTGATAATTAA
- a CDS encoding GTP cyclohydrolase, producing the protein MITLKEVTTKKDVKTFVKFPFELYKDSKYWVPPIISQEIKTFNKKINPVFNDAEATLFLAYKDNKVVGRVAAIINWLEVKEQNQKKMRFGWFDVIDDVEVSKVLLDKVIEIGKQNNLEFTEGPVGFSNLDKVGVLTYGFDHIGTMITWYNHPYYASHFEQLGYTVEKQYLENKHAFSDIKTDSFGRIQEIIKKRYNLKALYFSKTKEVMPYADKMFDLFNKSYSSLASFVAITDVQKAYFKKKFLGFINPEYIKFVVDKNDELIAFGIVMPSYAEALQKMNGKLFPFGFKHILHAKKHSKKVTFYLIGVHPEYQNKGIHAIIFNEFYNTFSEKGIVECLRTPELVENTAIQKIWKNFNPVTHKKRCTFRKDIL; encoded by the coding sequence ATGATAACACTCAAAGAAGTAACCACCAAAAAAGACGTAAAAACATTCGTTAAATTCCCTTTCGAACTTTATAAAGATTCGAAATATTGGGTGCCACCAATAATTAGTCAAGAAATAAAAACCTTTAATAAAAAAATAAACCCTGTTTTTAACGATGCCGAGGCAACACTGTTCCTAGCCTATAAAGACAATAAAGTTGTGGGACGGGTTGCAGCCATTATTAATTGGTTAGAAGTAAAAGAACAAAACCAAAAGAAAATGCGCTTTGGCTGGTTTGATGTAATAGATGATGTAGAGGTGTCTAAAGTGCTTTTAGACAAGGTTATAGAAATTGGAAAACAAAATAATTTGGAATTTACTGAAGGACCAGTAGGGTTTTCAAATTTAGATAAAGTTGGCGTGCTAACCTATGGATTTGATCATATTGGAACCATGATTACTTGGTATAATCACCCGTATTACGCTTCGCATTTTGAGCAATTAGGATACACTGTTGAAAAACAATATTTAGAAAACAAGCATGCTTTCAGCGATATTAAAACAGATAGTTTTGGAAGAATCCAAGAAATAATAAAGAAACGCTATAACTTAAAAGCACTCTATTTTTCTAAAACAAAAGAAGTGATGCCTTATGCCGATAAAATGTTCGATTTGTTTAACAAAAGCTACTCTTCTTTAGCCTCGTTTGTTGCAATTACTGATGTACAAAAGGCTTATTTCAAGAAGAAATTTTTAGGTTTTATCAATCCAGAATACATAAAATTTGTTGTTGATAAGAATGATGAATTAATCGCTTTTGGTATTGTGATGCCATCCTATGCTGAAGCTTTGCAAAAAATGAACGGTAAGTTATTTCCTTTCGGCTTTAAACACATATTACATGCTAAAAAACATAGTAAGAAGGTGACTTTTTATCTTATTGGCGTGCATCCCGAATATCAAAACAAAGGAATTCACGCCATCATCTTTAATGAGTTTTATAATACGTTTAGCGAAAAAGGCATTGTGGAATGCTTAAGAACTCCAGAGTTGGTTGAAAATACAGCCATTCAAAAAATATGGAAAAACTTTAACCCGGTAACCCATAAAAAGCGCTGTACGTTTAGAAAAGATATTTTATAA